Within Desulfobacter sp., the genomic segment CACCCGGAGAGTAGAGGCCAATCTGAGTTTTATACTGTTTGAACTCATCAACAATCCTCTTAAACGTGGAAAAAGGCATAAATCTGGGTTTATTCCTCCAATCTTGCTTCCACTTTTCAGAAGACGTATGATAGCAACCCGGGCATGCATAAGTACATTTCCAAGATCCGAACACAGTGATATAATAAGGGATATATTCCGAAGTATTCTCCATAATCGTCTCCATTATCCTAACGCCAGTGCGCAAGCAATTTTAGTGATTCATCCAGAAACCCGCTGAAATCCAGAAACATCTTTTCAGCCATGGAAAGGCAGTGATTGTGAACAACTCGGCAATAGGCCCGTTTGCTTTCGTTCTTCGGCGGGGAGCCATAGACGGCAGATTTGAACCAAGCCAGGGACCGGAAGGCCTCATGCGCCTTGCACACGGTATCGTATACCCCTTGGTCCGAATAGCAAGGCGGCAGTTTAAGCCCCTGTTTCAACGGAAGCCCAAACAAAACGCAATTTAACAGATCAAGGTACTGGGACAACTGAAAGCTCTCAGGAGAGGCCCCTATCCCCTGCCAAAGTCTATCCCCCAGAGGGGTCCCCCAATAGGGCATATAAGGTCGCATCTGCACACGAAGATTCGGGTGTGCCCCATAAAACTCAGTTAAATTTCTGATACATCGGGAAAGTTTTTCACTATCAACAGGGTCCCCCAAAACAGCATCAACGCCTACCAGTATGTTGCCTTCAAAACCTAAACCAAGGGTATGGCCATATTCGATGACATCACCTAAATGTGCCACATCATAAGGTTTACCAATTTTTTTTTGAATCACAGGATCCAGTGTTTCAAGACCGAAAAATACGGTTTCTATTCCAGCGCGGCGAACCATATTTACCGTGTCACAATCCATATCCGTGACGCGCATACCCAATGTGTTGTATAAAGCCAAATAAGGGTGGGCAGCTATTTGGGCAAGAAAGCTTGTTTTCAGGTCGGTGAATTCCATGATATTGGCGTCTAAGACATCAATTCGTGTGACCTGGTGGGTTGAATACAAAAATTCAAGATCCGCCCATATCATATCCAGGGGTTTTGCCGCAAGCCCGGATTTTCTCTTGCAAAACGCTGTTTGATGGCAAAACAGGCACCCTGAAGAACATCCCAGAGACAGGTAATATCCAGTTCCCATACCACCCACTTCTTTTCTCAGGGTGCTTAATGGATTTAAAAGCCGGTGGTACGCACGGGAAAGCCTAAAATCTGCTCCGAAACCCATTGGATAGCAGGGTTCAACAATGCCCTCCACATCCTTTTTGAACCACCCGTCACTTTCCCAAGGGAAGCCTCTGACCACACAATGGAACAATTGGCTGTTTGCAAATATCTGGGGAACAAGTGTCTGATGCAACCCGCCGGTGATGATTCTGACCCTGGGATCCGCCTTGAGGAGCGCGATACACTCAAAAAATAACTTTTCGGTGCCGTTCGGCATGCAATGCCAATAATGCCAGAGAAATACACTTACACTGGCATCAGGGCAAGAAAGGGCCGAATCAAGAGCCCTGGTAACATATTTAAGGTCTCCGGCATCCTGGACAAACACCACGGCCATATCTTCCATATCCATTCCGGTTTGGTCAGCAAGATAGCAACATGAATACAGGCCGAACTCCGGGGTGACGGGATAGTGCCTGAATTCTATGAAAACCATTTTTCCGGGGAAATTATCCATCACAGACCTCTCCTTTCACCTTCTACGCTCCTTAAAATCTATGAACGGCTTTTTTATTTTCCAAATCAGAAACCAGAGTAGGACTTTGACTCCCATACGCAATACATCAAGCTTTTTTCCCGGCTCACTTACACAAGAAAAGGCATTCCAAAATTCCCTGAGAACAAAAAAATAGGTCCGTGTGATAAACCGCCATCTCAGGTGGCGTACCCTTTTATTTCCGTGTATAAAATCCTGGAGGGCCCACGAGAACCTTATAATTTTATAGATCTGTTTCTCGGTGAGATGTTCGATATAGGGAGGCATGGTTTTCAAGACAGGGCTTTCAACATAACAGAGGTCCACCTTGAAATCATCATCAAACCAATCGAACGCCTCGGACAACACGCCCCTTTGATGTGCCATATTCTCAAGCTCGGTTTTAGGCATTATAAAAAGCGGAGACAGACCGCTGAACCCCTTATGGTATGCCAATTGCTCTATTACCCGTAATGTCTCCCATGCTTCTTTGAGCGTCTCGCCGGGAAAGGATATGAGGGTGAAATATCCATAAGCAATCCCCAGACGGTTACATTTTTTGGCGAATGAGGTGACTTGCGCAAGTGATGTTTTCCGCCGCATCAGTTTCATGATTTTTGGCGATCCGGTCTCAATTGCAAAATGTATTGAAATACAACCGGCACGCCGCATTAAAGAGAGTAGATCCAAGTCAATATCCGGCCTGGTTTCACAATACCACTCGATATCTATATCGCGGTCAATCAACTCCTGGCATAACTTGCGGACAAATGCGGGCCTGGATCCGAATGAGGGATCTGTGAATAAAAAGTACTTTGTATGATATTTTTCTTTGAGTTCAATAATGCGTTCCATTAAGAACTCAAGGCTCATCCCCCTGAAAACCTCACTCTGGTTCATGCAGTAGACACATCTATTTACGCACCCTTTGCTCACTAAAAGGGGGAAAGCCCTTATATCGTCACGCCATTCAAGGTTCGGCATGGGTTGTAGGATATCATACCCCGGCTTTCGGACCAGATCCAGTTCAACGTAAAATCGTTCGAAATGCATCTCTACAGGACGCTTTTCATTCAGGCAAATTTGCTCCTGGTCTCGAAAGGAAAGACCTTTAATGCCATGATAGGGCTGGTTTACATCCATGGCCCGGACCAATTCGGCCATGGTGTATTCTCCGTCACCGCTAATGACAAAATCAACTTCCGGCACCCGGGCAAGTGTCTCCTCGGGGAAAAAACCGAAAAACACCCCCCCGACAACAATCTTTGACCCGGGAGAAACCTGTCTCAGCTTTTTGATAAGATCAATGGCCATAAACCGGTTGGCGGCCAAACAGGTAACACCTATCAAATCATATGAACTAGACTGGAGTTCCTCAACCAGCAAGGACTCATCCTCCATGACAAGGTCAAAATAGTCAATTTCACATAGTTTTATCCGCTTCAGGTAATTCACAATATAGACAATGCTGAACGGGAAAAAGGCCATATTCTTTTCAGGCCTTTGGCCCGGAAACGCCTGGGGATTTATTAATAACACCCTTTGACTGGTTTCAAAATTGTAAGACAACATATTCATTTGAATGTCACTTTATAAATTTCTTTGCCGTGAAAAGCACTCAGCCAAAATCGGCCCGGCTCTACCGCCTCTGTGTAGGCAAGTGAAAAATAAGCATCCCCCCGAATGTCTTTACGGTTAGACAAATTGTAAAATCTGCATTCAGAGCAATCCTCTGGGAACCATGCGACCCCGCCATAAAGGGTAACGAAAACACCAAAATCCCCGGCCATGATTTCCACAGGATAACCGCACAAAGGAATATGCCTCACCGGTATGAGCCGTTCCGTATCGTGGCTGAATTGAAAAATGATCAAGTGGGGACTCGGCTGAAACCCTATTACATAAAATCGCCCAGAATAATATCTGATGGCTCCTAGAGCCTGACCTTTGTACATGATCTCACCCGTTACCTCACACTGGTCGGTCATGCGAGTAAGACGTATAATATAACTTAATGGACCATGAATAGCTGTTACAAAAATATCGTCTCGCGCATTACATATTCCCCTTGGACTCAATCCGTCCATGTGCTCCCCAAGGACCCGGACCTGGGTGTATTTCACCCTCGAATCCGCTGGTGAAAAAACAGCCACCTCTGGTAAAAGGTCTGGGAAAAGGAGTTCATTTCCATTGTTGCAGCCGCCAAACGCCCAAAATCCTTTTTTAAATGTCAATAAAGGCTCCCCTGCGCCCTGAACTCCGTGGAGGAAACAGGTTTCACCTCTAAATGTTATATATTGCAATTGAGCTTCATTACTTAGCAGGCTCATTACGAATTGATTGGCTGAAATATTGAACCGTTCTTCAATCTCCATATGCCCCTTCTCGGGTACAGAAATCTGCCTTTGATTCAAATTGGCGACCCCCCCTCTGAGCAAGGGGGAGGTGTTGGTTCCGACCTGGGGAATCAAACATTCCAATAACGGCATAGTTAACACTCAACCATATAGGCGTTATCGAAATCAGAAGTGCTCAATCCTGCTATCTTCCTGTAGAGGACCAATGTTTCGCGATCAATGATCTTTACTTTAGCCTTGCCAGCTATGCCTGCTCTTACCTTTCCCTGAACAATTTGCTTTTCAATATCAAGAAGCACGGAGGGGAAACCAATACTTATGGCACCGTCCACCGCATAGCATTGGGGCATATTTTGCCGCCCATAAATTTCAAGTCCGGTTTCAAGGTTGAGCATCCGTCCTGTCGCCGTCTGTTTCCAACTGCAATTAGGGCCATTAAAAGGCAGTTCAAATCCACAGTTTTCACCGTTGGGGTTCATAAACTTCCCCATGATACAGAAGACCCCGCTGCACTCAGGAATAACCGGCAAGTAAATCTGGCGGGAATCATAAAAAACATTGTCCACCGATTTCTCTCCGTCTTCCCAGGACAGAATGACAACATCCCAATCATCCATTTCCATGGCGTCTTTTATGCGTAAATAAAAGCCTCCGTCTTGTTCTGAGATCACTAGGGGAGGATCATTGGGAAGAAAAGCCCCCCCAACAGGTTTCCCTTCGCCAATCCAGTCGATTTTGTTTGGGGGGACATGAAAAACGCATCGACCGGCAGTGTCAAAAACAGCAGCAATGCTGTTCTCGGGAACCTCCTGCATTGAGGCAAAAGATAAAGGCCGTGAATCACCCAACCTGGTTCCATCCCACACCCTTTGACTTGCATATGTTACATCGTTTCCCGGTACAGGCTGGACACATGGCCGGGTCACATATTTTTTGGTCTCAAGGCATGTCCTTTTTTCAAAAAGATGTATATAAGAAATGTGAGATTGGGATATATATTGCTTCATCTGGGCAGGATGATCAAATGGTTCACTGACAGAAACGCATATTTTCTCCGGAGTCTTTACCCATTGTTTATAAATTTCACCGGCATGTTCTTCAACAATACCCGGCATTCTAAATTCTTTAATAAGCAACGGCCCATTTATGCCGAATTTCTTTAATTGGTCAATTGCATGTGAGGTTCCACGGGGTAAAAATTCAATGTTGTTCTGACCGACAGATTCCTCAATATACATAACGGGGCAATGGCCCTTCAATCTCTCAAAGACTATAGAATTATCTGTTACAAGACAAAGCCGCCCTACCCAACTCCAATTTTTCAGCTCTTCAATCTCCCTCTTCAGTATATCCATACCATCGGAAGATAACCAAAACGTTTCCTCATCCCCCAAACACACAGGAACAAGCGTTGTTATTTTTTTCTCACCCATAATAATCAACAAACCCTGCGTTCAAAACCGCTTCTGCATATTTAAGATCTTCCGGTTCATCTATATCAACCAGAGATGCCAAATCAGAAACAGGATATACATAGGTACCTCTGTTTAAATGGTGCCTTCTCGTGGCGGTTATCAGTCCGTAGGGACGGTAATGCACCTGGGGCGCCCCAGGTAAAGACAGGGGATAGATATATCCCTGTCGATTCAATCCCACGAATTTACCAGGCGGGGTATTTATTTTGCGCACTGTGGTAAACGTATCACACTTATGATCCAGCAAAGCAGAAACGGCGGCCTTAAACATATGCCGGGTCCGAAAAGGATGGGTCGGATAAAGGACCATAGTAACTGCAACATTTTCCCCCGCTTTAATTAAACGACTCTGGGCGTGACAGACCGCCTCGCCGGCGCTACTGTCATCCCTGGCCATTTCCACCGGTCGAAAGAAAGGGACTTCTCCCCCCCATTCCCTTGCCACCTCGGCAATTTCTTCATCTTCAGTAGAAACAATAATTCGGTCCACAACACGACTCAT encodes:
- a CDS encoding acylneuraminate cytidylyltransferase family protein, translated to MPERNKGKIIAIIPARGGSKGIHRKNIQILGGKPLIAWTIEAAKMSRVVDRIIVSTEDEEIAEVAREWGGEVPFFRPVEMARDDSSAGEAVCHAQSRLIKAGENVAVTMVLYPTHPFRTRHMFKAAVSALLDHKCDTFTTVRKINTPPGKFVGLNRQGYIYPLSLPGAPQVHYRPYGLITATRRHHLNRGTYVYPVSDLASLVDIDEPEDLKYAEAVLNAGFVDYYG
- a CDS encoding B12-binding domain-containing radical SAM protein, which translates into the protein MNMLSYNFETSQRVLLINPQAFPGQRPEKNMAFFPFSIVYIVNYLKRIKLCEIDYFDLVMEDESLLVEELQSSSYDLIGVTCLAANRFMAIDLIKKLRQVSPGSKIVVGGVFFGFFPEETLARVPEVDFVISGDGEYTMAELVRAMDVNQPYHGIKGLSFRDQEQICLNEKRPVEMHFERFYVELDLVRKPGYDILQPMPNLEWRDDIRAFPLLVSKGCVNRCVYCMNQSEVFRGMSLEFLMERIIELKEKYHTKYFLFTDPSFGSRPAFVRKLCQELIDRDIDIEWYCETRPDIDLDLLSLMRRAGCISIHFAIETGSPKIMKLMRRKTSLAQVTSFAKKCNRLGIAYGYFTLISFPGETLKEAWETLRVIEQLAYHKGFSGLSPLFIMPKTELENMAHQRGVLSEAFDWFDDDFKVDLCYVESPVLKTMPPYIEHLTEKQIYKIIRFSWALQDFIHGNKRVRHLRWRFITRTYFFVLREFWNAFSCVSEPGKKLDVLRMGVKVLLWFLIWKIKKPFIDFKERRR